A window of the Blattabacterium cuenoti genome harbors these coding sequences:
- a CDS encoding ribosome-binding factor A, producing MKEMNLIRNEKLSSIFFIEIAEIINEEIYYNRSKNKFLVTLIKICMTHDMNLIKVYISIYPFLDKNILKLIRSKSRFYRKLLSKRLRYRVKKIPKLDFCAFV from the coding sequence ATGAAAGAAATGAACTTGATTAGAAATGAGAAATTATCTTCAATATTTTTTATAGAAATAGCAGAAATTATTAATGAAGAAATCTATTATAATCGAAGTAAAAATAAATTTTTAGTGACTTTGATTAAAATATGTATGACTCATGATATGAACTTAATAAAAGTATATATTAGCATTTATCCTTTTTTGGATAAAAATATATTGAAATTGATTCGTTCTAAATCTAGATTTTATAGAAAATTACTTTCTAAAAGATTAAGATATCGTGTTAAAAAAATTCCAAAATTGGATTTTTGTGCATTTGTATA